TTCACACAACACAATGAATGTCTCAAATGTTTAAACGTTTTGAAAtgattttgttgttctttctttttgtaattctttttatatAGAAGGGGAGAGGGTTGCCTTTCTGTTGCTTTCATGATTCTTTAAATTTGAAATCGTGAAAAGATGAGTTTGTACATTTCCAGCGATCAAAAACGCTTCATTTacagttttaattttgtttttcctagCGCTTTCATAATtgctattttcataattttgtacAGAGCAAATATAACTTCGTTCGATAGTTTTGCTGCacgtttgaataaatatatatatatatatataatataatatatatattatatatatatatataatacatacaccacTAGGCTGTAgtattaagttagatatggcctggGCGTATACTGGCCAAAACTATGAAAgttatcaagatatatatatatatatatatatatatatataagtataaatatgtgtgtatatatataatataatgtatttatatacatattattatatatacattatattatatatatatgtatttttttgttcttttttcagctcagagctgcggccatgctgatgcaccgccttatgtgtatatatatataatatatatatatatatctatatatatatatatatatatatatatatatataaagtatatatgtgtgtgtgtgtgcatgtgtaagtactTCCCATAGTCATTGGCATTCTAATGCACCAATGCCCACCACGTGccctttttccctttctccttttacgTCTCACTTTTCCTCCTATGGTTTTTTGACtcttctcatcttttttttttcttttttagagagAGTAGCAATATTTGTGTTTTGAGCCTGAAAGGTTACCCCAAAATGCACAGTACTCTACACAAGCTCGTCCGACCAATATATGTTCAGAAGTACGTCACTTCTTGTGGGCCGCAATGAAtttccgtatatatacatatacatatacatacacacatatatgtacatatatatatatatatatacatatatatatatatatatatatatatatatgtacctatatgtatgtacatatatatatatatcacatatatatatataatatatgtatataatatgtatatatatatatgtacatgtatatgtatatatatatatttgtatatatatatatatgtacatctatatatatatatatgtgtgtacatatatatatatatatatatgtacatatatatatatatatgtacatatgtatatattatttatgtacatatatatatatatatttatgtacacatatatatatatatatatatgtacattataatatatttatgtacatatatatatatatagatagatatatatatatatatgtacatatatatatatgtacatatatatatatatatatatgtacatatatatatatgtatatatatatatatgtacatatatatatatatatatgtacatatatatatatgtatattatatatatgtacatatatatatatatattatatatatatatgtacatatatatatatgtatatatatatattattatatgtataatatatatatataaatatatgtacatatatattatgtacatatatatatatgttatatatatatgtacatatatatatatatataaatatatgtacatataatatatttatgtacatatatatatatatataaatatatgtacatatatatatatttatgtacatatatatatatatatttatgtacatattatatatatatatatatttatgtacatatatatatatacatattgcacatatatatatatatatgtacatatatatatgtatagatatatagatatatatatatgtacatatatatatatatatatatatatataatatgtacatatatatatatatatatatacatatatatatatatgtacatatatatatatatatacatatatatatatataacatatatatatatatatattatatatatatatatatatatatctgtaaatatatgtgacaattattcggtagccatgataaaaattccgagtttcagatgtcggggtggaaactctcgccggcatctcttcagttatcggaccATCGAAAAgaatgctatacatatatatatatgtttataatgtctgtgtatgtctatttatgtttacacatatacacattgcaGTTGCATGTGTGTTGTTagtatatactttgtatatatgtattgtgatgTGAAGTGTGAGTCGTTTCACTGACTTCATTTGATGGGAACATTGTATAAATCATCTACGAAGACATTAGAAAGCAATTGAATGACGAATCAACACGACggagaaagaaatatacatagaGGAATCTAATTGCTGGCGTTGTGAGTTGGATTATCTATTTCCAGTGCTGTGCCTTCCATGTTGTTATTCGCCGTTGCCAGTTCGTATTCGGAGTGGGAAAGCTTTCGCCggaaaatatttacaaagattTCGATAAGAGTGCCTCTAAAGGAAGAAGagaacaaaatacagaaaatgaaCACGAGGACGGAGTTGAAAAGCGTGAGCAGTTGGGCTGCTGTTGACGTAAGGAAAAGTAAAATTAATCCATGTCCTCTCAACTGAAGGTTCTCCTCTAACAAATAGCAGATGTGTTCAGGTGATGTAATCAAGAAAAATGTAATGCAAATTACAGTACTAACGGATGTCATTTCATATTCCTCAGTGGCCAGCTGACCGAAATAATTGCTTCTGTCTCCTTTGATGATTATTCCCAGAACTACAGCTATAtcaaagaaaagtaaaagtattAGCGGAATGTAATAATTAGCTGACATGGAGACCCAGAACCACACCAATTCGTGCATCTTGGGATTGTTTGGATTAATTTGATTGCACAATCCCGAGGTGAAGTAGGCACTCCACATGGCATGTATGTTAATAACTACAAGACCTGTGAAGACCATGGCGATGGCGACCTTTGACATGAAGACGTTGCAACGCTCAGTTGCTTTTCTTGAATGCCAAAGAATAATATAGCGGTCAACAACCATGCAGACTGCCAACCATGTGGCTGACGAATAGAGGACATTCCAACCGAATTGCCACAAACGGCAAAGGGGATCAGAAATATGGGGAATGTGAGTTAGTTTGCAGTATGTAATTATCCATTCGAGTGCTGGTTTTAAAATTCTAACAAATATATCAATAACAATGAAGACTCGTAAATAGAAACCTATCGAACACTGGCGCAGATTTGACTGCCGCAGCACCACCAGGGCTAAAGAGTCACTTATCATGCCGAGGGTCAACAGAATTGGCGGGACATACGTTAATATTGGGAGTATGATTTGGTTGTAAATTAAGTGCACGTTCCCACCGATGTTGGGTCGTACATAGGTGATATTTGAATCGAGAGATTCTATCGAGAAGTTACCGAAATTTGGGTAAGTGGTTTCCATTTTTGGTTCGAGAGTAACATAAAAGATTCAATCGAAATATTAGAAAATACtagaaaaaatgtgaataaacaatTTTCGAAAAAGTACGTTAAATAAACAGACGTGAGAGATAATAATTGTGGTGGGGGTAAATACAGACTAAGTTGCgatgtggtggggtgggggaatgaGACGGAGAGAATtgattaaagaataaaaagagaagaaatgaaaaaaaaaaaaatatttggagggTCAGGTATGAGGGCGGGGTGcatgcaaataaaaaataactatatCAGAAATGAGGAGGAATAAAGAGACGGAAATTGAAGAAAACGGAATAACAAgaacgaaaaaggaaaaaaaaaaaaaaaaaaaatgacagaaagagAAGTAAGGttagaaatgtaaatatgaatcTGTCAAGTATGCTTGAAATTCGCTCGTATgaccgtgtgtatatgtgtaggcatTGGCATATTCAGGTATGGTCACGAAGATCAATATATGCAAATTGTTCATTGAATTTTATAAATGGAAACTAAcatatttccatttgatttttttgatcgaatttttgatttttttgatcgAATTTTCGATTTccttgaaatttaaatatttcagttttttaaaatatatttttaataaagaaagTAATGGTGTGTCATATCCAGGTGATGCGTTCAATAGTTCGATGAAGAAAGAATGTTTTGTTTGGTGTGGCGTTCTTTCAGTTCAGTTTCCTCATGTTTCTCTTTATGATGTTAATAtctctgaaaatataaaaagaaaacaaaaaacggtttaagaaatattatttattggtAGTTCTCAAGcaagaagaaaattatattaaagaaaagaaGGCAATACAAGAATGGTTGTGTAATGTTTTAGGTAGAACCACCATCAAAACGAAAATATAGGGCAACCGGTGCTGAAAGCTGAATAACTTCGTATTAATGATAGAAGAAAAAGTGCAAATAGGAGAACTAAATCGTAATATAGATAGGGAACGGCATCAGGGAGACGATATATGAAAGAATCTGGTGTAGTATGAAATGCATTGTTCGATTAGCAAAAATATAGCGTGGTGGACGGTGCTGGAGAGGTACAATCACGGTAAAGACGCGAAAACACAAATACAGGCActcatatatgtagacacacagagacacacaggcaatcgcatatgaatgtgtgtgtgtatgcgtgtgtgagtatgtgcgtatgtgtatgtgtatatatgaggggTCTAGTCGGTATGTGCATGTTTATCAGGAGGACAGTAACCCAAAATTTCATGCGTTGTGTCTAAagtagaaattattgttattattattgttattattattattattattatattattattattattattattattattgttattattattattattattattattatcattattattattattgttattattattattattattattattattattattattattattattgttattattgttattattattattattattattattattatacagtagttttatttttatatcgtgctttcacttcactaccgagcgcagctctgtgtgccttgggtatgtgctgtggtttgttgtgatgctcttatggttactgtattgaaagtgttttacgtaggatgtgtgcagtacccaGTAGTCCAattttgtatatgttatatatattatttgtaattcCTGGtgatttgttatgtatttttttctgaagTAGAGATCTACTTCCCATTTCTTCATgttaaagctaattaattctatTTTG
This is a stretch of genomic DNA from Octopus sinensis unplaced genomic scaffold, ASM634580v1 Contig12584, whole genome shotgun sequence. It encodes these proteins:
- the LOC115229421 gene encoding uncharacterized protein LOC115229421, with amino-acid sequence METTYPNFGNFSIESLDSNITYVRPNIGGNVHLIYNQIILPILTYVPPILLTLGMISDSLALVVLRQSNLRQCSIGFYLRVFIVIDIFVRILKPALEWIITYCKLTHIPHISDPLCRLWQFGWNVLYSSATWLAVCMVVDRYIILWHSRKATERCNVFMSKVAIAMVFTGLVVINIHAMWSAYFTSGLCNQINPNNPKMHELVWFWVSMSANYYIPLILLLFFDIAVVLGIIIKGDRSNYFGQLATEEYEMTSVSTVICITFFLITSPEHICYLLEENLQLRGHGLILLFLTSTAAQLLTLFNSVLVFIFCILFSSSFRGTLIEIFVNIFRRKLSHSEYELATANNNMEGTALEIDNPTHNASN